The sequence ACCGTATGCGGGCGCCCTGCTGCGATCGCATCCGGCCAGTGCGCGGTATCAGACAGCAGCATTTGCATCCGCGCGCCCTTGGGCAGCGGCACTTCGCGCCGCGCCACGGCAACAAGGTTGATGTCCGGCCGCCCAACCGCCTCTGCCATTACCGCGCGCCCGATCAGACCAGTGGCGCCCACAAGCACGACGCGTGTCTTTTCATACATTGCGCAGGCCCTCCGGCGTCTTTCCGAACAAGCTGGCGTAACTGTCAATGGCGTAGCGGTCGGTCATGCCCGAAATGAAGTCGGCGATGTGGCGAGTGCGCGCCGGCTCGGCCTCGGGCAGGCTCGTCCGCCAGCTTTCAGGCAGTTTTGAAGGGTTCTGCGCATAAGCAGCGAACAGTTCTGCGATCACCGCACGCGCACGGTCAGCGGTCGCGCACTGCTCTTCATGCAGATAGAGCCTGTCATACATGAATTGCTTGAGTGCGCGCTCTTCCTCGCCCATCGCGCTTGAGAAAGTGGCAAGCGGTCGGTCTGCAGCGCGGACATCCTCGACGCTGGCGACGCCGCTTTGTGCGATCCGCGCCCGGCTCTCGGCAATTACATCGTTGACCATCCGCCCGATCTGCCCGCGTACCAGTTCGCGCAACATGCGGTCCTGCGGGGCGCCGGGATGACGCCGCTCGATCCCGCGCCATTGGTCTGCCACGGATGGTAGTTGCATCAAGTCATCGATATTGAGGAACCCGGCGCGCAGACCATCGTCGATGTCATGGTTGTCATAGGCGATATCATCCGAAATCGCTGCAACTTGTGCTTCCAGCGAGGCGTAAGTCGTCAGATCCAGCGGATAGGCGCGGTCAAGTTCCGCCAATGCCCAGGCGGGCTGCAAAATCGGACCATTGTGCTTGGCGAGGCCTTCAAGCGTTTCCCATGAAAGGTTCAGGCCCTCGTGCCCGCAATATGGACTTTCGAGGCGCATCAACACACGCAAGGTGTTCGCGTTGTGATCAAACCCGCCTGCCCCTGCCATGGCCTCTTCCAGCGCATCTTCACCGGCATGGCCGAAAGGCGGGTGGCCGATATCGTGGGCAAGGCACAGCGCCTCGGTCAGATCCTCGTCCAGCCCCAGAGCACGGGCAATAACTCTTCCAATCTGCGCCACTTCAAGGCTGTGCGTGAGGCGGACGCGGTAGTGATCGCCGTCGGGGGCGATGAACACCTGCGTCTTGTGGCGCAGGCGCCGGAAGGCAATCGAATGGATGATCCGGTCACGATCGCGCTGAAAGGCACTACGCGGCCCGCGTGCCGCGCCCTGATCCATGGCAAATTCCCGCCCACGCGAACGCGCCGGATCGCTGGCGTAAGGGGCGCGGCCCTCGAATGTCATGGATTTATCCCAGTATCCAGTCGACTGCGGCCTCGGCGTGAATGCGGGTGCCATCGTAGATCGGCAGGACGTTGGCATCGACATCGATAACCATGTCAAGTTCGGTACATCCCAGGACAGCGGCCTGCGCACCCTGCTGGCCCATGTTGGTAAGCATCGTTTTGAGCGTGCGCTCTGCCGCGCGGGTCGCCTTGCCCTGCATCAGCTCTTCGTAAATGATGCGGTCGACTTCATCGACATCACCGAGCGCGGGAGGCAACAGGGTTACGCCGTGAGCGACAAGGCGCTTGCGATAGAAGCTTTCCATCACGACGTTGCGCGAGCCGAGCAAAGTGGCGTTGGTGATGCCATCGGCCTTCATCCTGGCCCCCACCACGTCGGCGATATGGATTACCGGCACGGATACCGCTTCGGCGACCTTGTCAAAAACCTTATGCATCGAATTCGCGCCGATCAACAGCGCGGTGGCACCGGCCTGCTCCAGACGGCGAGCGCTGTCTGCCAGTACGCCGGCGGCATGCCCCCACTGCTCAGGCGTGGACAAGCGGACGAGGTCGGTAAAATCGAGGCTTTCGATCAGGAGCGGCGCGCTGGTCAGCCTGGAGGTGCGCGCCTGAACCAGTTGATTGATGTCTTCGTAATAGGTGCGGGTGGAAACCCAGCTCATGCCGCCGATAAGGCCGATCTTGCGCAAAGTCCGTTACTCCCGAGCTTCAGGTGTCCCTGTCGGCAACGGCCTTACGAAAGGCGGCGGGAGAGGTCCAGAGCGGGGCGGTGGGTTTTGCGCCTCACCTTCCATGGACGGAGCGTTAGCGCTTCTTTTCCCGCGCAAATCCTGTGGCGCAAAGCGCGGCTGCGCTGGTTGTCACCCCGAGCAATTCGGAATCGCCGAGACGCTTCACGGTGGCAACGTAATCCATCAGCCCGCGTTTCGGCCCTTGCAGCGCCTGCAAGCGCTTGAGCTGACCGATGGAGAGGCGGTCAGTCATCCGCTCCGCCATGCAGCTTGCATTGGAGTCCGACAATCCGGCACCCACCAGCGCGGATTGCACGCGGCCTTCCGCCAGTTTGGCCGGGGCGCAACCCGCGGCAGCCACAGCAAGCCAGACAGCAAGGATCGCCGCAACGCGCACCGATCCTTGCCCCGTATCCATCAGTGGCCAAGCGACTTGACGATATCCTCGACCATTTTCTTGGCGTCGGCCAGAAGCATCATCGTCTGGTCCATATAGAATACGTCGTTGTCGACACCGGCATAGCCGACCCCGCCCATCGAGCGCTTGACGAAGAAGATCGTCTTGGCCTTGTCCACGTCGAACACCGGCATACCGTAGATCGGGCTGGACTTGTCGGTCTTGGCCGCCGGATTGACCACGTCGTTCGCGCCGATGATGAAGGCCACGTCGGCCTGCGCGAACTCGCTGTTGATGTCTTCCAGCTCGAACACTTCATCATAAGGCACGTTGGCTTCAGCCAGCAGCACGTTCATGTGCCCGGGCATGCGGCCCGCGACCGGGTGGATCGCGTACTTCACATTGACGCCGTGAGCCTTCAACTGGTCGCCCATTTCGCGCAGCGCATGCTGTGCCTGCGAAACCGCCATGCCGTAGCCCGGAATGATGATGACGTTTTCGGCTTCCTTCATCATGTAGGCCGCATCTTCGGCAGAGCCGCGCTTCCACGGGCGCTGTTCGCGCGCTGCGCCACTGCCCGCTTCCGGACCTGCGCCGAAGCCGCCAGCGATTACCGAGATGAAGCTGCGGTTCATCGCCTTGCACATAATGTACGAAAGGATCGCGCCGGACGAGCCCACAAGCGCGCCGGTGATGATCATTGCGGTGTTGTGAAGCGTGAAGCCCATCGCCGCAGCGGCCCAGCCCGAATACGAGTTGAGCATCGAGACGACCACCGGCATGTCCGCGCCGCCGATCGGGATGATCAGCAGGAAGCCAATGATGAACGACAGCACCGTGATCGCCACGATCACCCACTGGCTCTGGTCCTGCGTGAACCAGCCAACCAGCCCGAGGATTGCGGCCAGCGTGCCGAGGTTCAGCACATGGCGCCCCGGCAGCATGATCGGCGAACCGCTCATCTTGCCGGCAAGCTTCAGGAACGCGATGATCGAGCCCGAGAACGTGATGGCACCTATGGCAATGCCAAGGCCCATCTCGATCCGGCTCTGCGGTTCGATCACGCCGTCTGCCCCGGCAATACCAAAGGCAATCGGATTGAGATAGGCAGCAAGGCCGACCAGCACCGCCGCAAGGCCCACCAGCGAGTGGAACGCGGCCACAAGCTGCGGCATGTCCGTCATCTTGATTTTGCGCGCGGTAGTGATGCCGATGGCTGCGCCGATGGCAATGGCCGTCAGCAACTTGAACAGGATTACCAGATCTTCAGGTGTGGGGCGCGGCCACCAATCACCCTGCGGGATCGGTGCTTGCGTCACGATGGTCGTGATCATGGCGATGCCCATGCCGACCATGCCGTAACGGTTGCCCGCGCGCGAGGTGGCGGGCGAACTCAATCCCCGCAGCGCGAAAATGAACAGGACCCCGGAAACGAGGTAAGCGAGAAGCGCCCAGGCGGGCAGGATCACATGTGCCATCCGCTCAGCCCTTCTGCTTCTTTTTGTACATCGCCAACATGCGCGCGGTTACCGCAAAGCCGCCGAAGATGTTGATCGAGGCCATGACGACAGCCGCCAGCCCGAGCCAGCTCGAAGCCGCC is a genomic window of Novosphingobium sp. MMS21-SN21R containing:
- a CDS encoding deoxyguanosinetriphosphate triphosphohydrolase; this translates as MTFEGRAPYASDPARSRGREFAMDQGAARGPRSAFQRDRDRIIHSIAFRRLRHKTQVFIAPDGDHYRVRLTHSLEVAQIGRVIARALGLDEDLTEALCLAHDIGHPPFGHAGEDALEEAMAGAGGFDHNANTLRVLMRLESPYCGHEGLNLSWETLEGLAKHNGPILQPAWALAELDRAYPLDLTTYASLEAQVAAISDDIAYDNHDIDDGLRAGFLNIDDLMQLPSVADQWRGIERRHPGAPQDRMLRELVRGQIGRMVNDVIAESRARIAQSGVASVEDVRAADRPLATFSSAMGEEERALKQFMYDRLYLHEEQCATADRARAVIAELFAAYAQNPSKLPESWRTSLPEAEPARTRHIADFISGMTDRYAIDSYASLFGKTPEGLRNV
- a CDS encoding aspartate/glutamate racemase family protein, with the protein product MSWVSTRTYYEDINQLVQARTSRLTSAPLLIESLDFTDLVRLSTPEQWGHAAGVLADSARRLEQAGATALLIGANSMHKVFDKVAEAVSVPVIHIADVVGARMKADGITNATLLGSRNVVMESFYRKRLVAHGVTLLPPALGDVDEVDRIIYEELMQGKATRAAERTLKTMLTNMGQQGAQAAVLGCTELDMVIDVDANVLPIYDGTRIHAEAAVDWILG
- a CDS encoding NAD(P)(+) transhydrogenase (Re/Si-specific) subunit beta; the encoded protein is MAHVILPAWALLAYLVSGVLFIFALRGLSSPATSRAGNRYGMVGMGIAMITTIVTQAPIPQGDWWPRPTPEDLVILFKLLTAIAIGAAIGITTARKIKMTDMPQLVAAFHSLVGLAAVLVGLAAYLNPIAFGIAGADGVIEPQSRIEMGLGIAIGAITFSGSIIAFLKLAGKMSGSPIMLPGRHVLNLGTLAAILGLVGWFTQDQSQWVIVAITVLSFIIGFLLIIPIGGADMPVVVSMLNSYSGWAAAAMGFTLHNTAMIITGALVGSSGAILSYIMCKAMNRSFISVIAGGFGAGPEAGSGAAREQRPWKRGSAEDAAYMMKEAENVIIIPGYGMAVSQAQHALREMGDQLKAHGVNVKYAIHPVAGRMPGHMNVLLAEANVPYDEVFELEDINSEFAQADVAFIIGANDVVNPAAKTDKSSPIYGMPVFDVDKAKTIFFVKRSMGGVGYAGVDNDVFYMDQTMMLLADAKKMVEDIVKSLGH